The following are from one region of the Ornithorhynchus anatinus isolate Pmale09 chromosome 20, mOrnAna1.pri.v4, whole genome shotgun sequence genome:
- the KCTD4 gene encoding BTB/POZ domain-containing protein KCTD4, translating into MERKINRREKEKEYEGKHNSPEASDSGKDCKSTLVTLNVGGYLYVTQKQTLTRYPDTFLEGVVNGKILCPFDAEGHYFIDRDGLLFRHVLNFLRNGELLLPEGFRENQLLAQEAQFFQLKGLAEEVKTRWEKEQLTSRETTFLEITDNHDRSQGLRIFCNAPDFITKIKSRIVLVSKSRLDGFPEEFSVSSNIIQFKYFIKSENGTRLVLKEDNTFVCTLETLKFEAIMMALKCGFRLLTSLDCSKGSIVHSDALHFIK; encoded by the coding sequence ATGGAACGGAAAATcaacaggagagaaaaagaaaaggaatacgAAGGCAAGCACAACAGCCCCGAAGCTTCCGACAGTGGAAAGGACTGCAAATCGACGCTGGTCACGCTCAACGTTGGCGGGTATCTGTACGTTACTCAGAAGCAGACTCTGACCAGGTATCCGGACACTTTCCTCGAAGGGGTGGTCAACGGAAAAATCCTGTGCCCCTTCGACGCGGAGGGCCATTATTTCATCGACCGCGATGGGCTCCTCTTCAGACACGTCCTGAACTTCTTACGGAATGGAGAACTTCTCCTTCCGGAAGGGTTTCGGGAGAATCAGCTCCTGGCGCAAGAAGCGCAGTTCTTTCAGCTGAAGGGATTAGCTGAGGAAGTGAAAACCAGGTGGGAGAAGGAACAGCTCACATCCAGAGAGACGACTTTCCTGGAAATCACCGACAACCACGATCGCTCCCAGGGTCTGCGAATCTTCTGTAACGCTCCCGATTTTATCACCAAAATCAAATCCCGCATCGTCCTGGTGTCCAAAAGCCGGCTGGACGGGTTCCCCGAGGAGTTTTCCGTATCTTCAAACATTATTCAATTTAAATACTTCATCAAGTCAGAAAATGGTACCCGGCTGGTTCTGAAGGAAGATAACACCTTCGTCTGCACCCTGGAGACGCTGAAGTTTGAGGCTATAATGATGGCTTTAAAATGTGGCTTTAGACTGCTCACCAGCCTGGACTGTTCTAAGGGGTCAATTGTTCACAGTGATGCACTTCATTTTATCAAGTAA